In Novipirellula artificiosorum, the genomic window AGTGATTGGTGTTAGACAACAGATTATAGCAACCAAAGCAGCGGGTTGTCGCTACAGCGTCGCTTGGATCGGTTCACGACGGCACAACGGTTTCGTCAGCAGCAGTTGAGAGACGCCGATTTGGCGTTCTTGAAAACCGGCTTCGCAGTAGCACAAATAGTAGTGCCACATCCGCAGGAATCGCTCGTCGAATCCAAGCTGTTTGACCTGCTCGATGTTATTCCAAAAGTTGCTTCGCCACTGCGCTAGCGTCGCGGCATAGTGGGGGCCAAAATCCTCTGCATGAAAGAATCGAAAATCGGTTGTTTTGCCCAAGCAGGCAGCGATGGCGCTGATGCTCGGCAAGAAACCCCCCGGAAAAATATATCGCTGGATAAAGTCAACCGATTTGCGATACCGACCGTAGCGATGATCGGGAAGCGTGATCGCTTGCAGCAGCATCATGCCGTCCGGTTTAAGTCGTTGCGAACATTGCTCGAAGTAGCTAGGCAAATACTTCTCACCAACGGCCTCGATCATCTCAATCGAAACCAGCTTGTCGTATTGGCCGGTCAATTCCCGATAGTCTTGCTTCAGCAGGGTGATCCGGTCGAGCAGCGAAGCCGCGCGGAATCGCTTTTCGGCGTAGGCATGTTGTTGGTCTGAAATCGTCGTCGTCGTGATCCGACACCCATATTGTCTTGCGGCGTACTCGGCAAACCCGCCCCACCCAGTACCGATTTCTAAGACGTGATCGTTCGGTTTGAGTTGCAGTTTCCGACAAACGATATCGTACTTTTCGATCGACGCCTCGAGCAAAGTGGAACGGGGCGTCGGGAAGATCCCACTGCTGTAGGTCATCGTCGGATCGAGCATCAAGGCGAAGAATTCGTTGCTCAAATCGTAATGCGCTGCGATGTTCCGTTTGCTGCCCGACCGCGTGTTGCGACGCAATCCGTTGCCAAGGGCACGAAACGGACGAAGCACCCGGGAGATGCCCTTTTCGAGATTCGAAACCGTATCGGCATTGCGAGCCATGACCCTCATGACCGTGGTCAAATCGGGCGAATCCCAATCGCCGCGCAAATAGGATTCTGCCGCTCCCAACGCACCGCCCAGTACGGCAGAACGATAGAACCGCCGATCGGAAACGGTGATCGTCCCCGCCAAATGAGTGTCAGCAATGTGCCCAAACTCAAATCCGCCACTGCGATCTTCGATGGTCAATTGGCCTTCCTGGATTCTTGCCATTCGACGAAGCACCGCTCGTCGAAACAAACAACTGGCATCGATCAACTGTTGTGGTTTGGTTGCGGTCAGCCGATCTCGCTTGGAGGCATGTCGGAGGCATTCCTCGTTTTGGAAACGGGGGAAGTCGGCGACGTCAGTTTGTCGGGATGAGGATAAAACGGGCATTTTTTCCACCACAGGATTAAAGCTTGATAGTAAATCGCCGCACCAATGCGGGCAGTCATCAGAAAATAACGCCATGTCATGCGACGCAATTCGGTTTGGGTCAAATCTCGCCGACGCAGCGTCATCACGGCCTCAAACACGCTTCGCGATTTTTCATGATTCGTCAAGGCGATGGTCGATGTCTCGCCCGGCGCAGTCAACCGCCATTGGTACTGCATGTCCATCGCCATGAAAGGCGACACGTGAAACTCTTTGCGATGAGAAAAACGCAGTTCGGCCCCCGAAGAACACCGATTGCCATCCCACAGCACATAGCAATGGCGTTCTTTCCACGGCGTGTTACTCACCTCGGCCACGATCGATTCGAGTTGAGTACCGGACTCGTCAAAAACGTAGAACAAGTTTAAGGGACTAAAGTAATAGCCAAAGTATCGCAGTTGCGTCAGCATCCGAATCGGGCCGCTTGGTCGCGCCCCTGTCTCTGCTTCGACAATCTGACGCACCTCAGATTCAAGGGACTGCAACGAGTCGAAAAGATGATCCCCTCGCCACAGCGACCGAATCGCGTACTTCGACTGGCGAATCAATCGATCACGGCCCACCAACGACGGCAACTCGCTCAAATCCAAATAGACCATAAACAGCCGATACTCGAATCGATGGCTTACTGGACTGTGTCGGCAATGGGTGACCTTTCCTTCGTAGATGCAGCTCTGCATGACTCAAGTTCCAATCCAAAATATTTTGCGACGGCCAAGGCACTGTTGACTCCGTCTTCATGAAAACCATAACCCCAATAGGCACCGCAGAAGTGGGTTCGGTGATTGCCGCTGACTTCAGCAAACCGCTGTTGAGCTCGAATCGAGGAAGCCGCATAAGCGGGATGCGAGTATTCAAACGTCCGTAGGATCTTCTGCTCGGCGATCGGTTCGGTTGGATTCAGCGTCAACAGAATTGGCAGCGGCGAGTGGTGTCGTTGCAGCCGGCTGAGATCATAGGTTACCGACGCTCCGCGGGCAGGGCCGATGGGAATGTGGTAGTTCCAGCTTGCCCAGGCACGTTTTCGATCCGGCATCAAGCGATCGTCGGTATGCAGTACCGCTTGGTTGCTCTGATAAGGAAACTCCCGCAATATTTCCTGCTCGGCGGCAGTCGGATTCGAAATCAGCTTGAGCGTTTGATCGGCGTGGGTTGCAAAAACAACTTGATCAAACGATTCGGCCTGACCTTGCTGTGTGGTCACCACAACACGGTCTGGCTGGCGTTCCACCGCCGTGACAGGACAACTTAACTTTAGTCGGTCACGAAGCGGGTCAAGCAAGGCATCGACATAGACCCTCGCCCCGCCAGCAATCGTTCGCCACTGCGGTCGATCACGGATCTGCATCAGCCCATGGTTCGCGAAGAATCCGACCATAAAATCAGCGGGAAAGCTCCGAATCGAGTCCGGTGGACAAGACCAGATCGCCGCGGCCATCGGGAGCAAGTATCGGTCGACAAAATCGTTCCCCACACCGCACTGTTCCAGGAACGCACCCACGCTTCGGCCGTCTTTCAATTCACCGCTTGCCGCCGCTGCATTCCCCCGCTGGTTAAAACGGCGAATGTCCCATAGCAACCTTAAGAACGACGGACGAAACAAATTGGTTCGTTGTGCAAAGAGCCCGTTCAGCGAACTGCCTTGATACTCAGTTTGAGTGTTTGAACAACGTACGCTGAAGCTCATGTCGCTCGCCTGAGACGATACACCGAGGATTCGAAGCAACTGGCAGAAATTCGGATAGGTCCGTTCATTAAAGACCATGAACCCCGTATCTACCGAAAAAGGACGGCCTTGAACGGAGACATCCACGGTATTGGAGTGCCCTCCAGCGTAGCCATTTGCTTCAAAGACCGTCACGTCGTGCCGACTCGACAAGATTCTCGCCGTCAAGCTGCCACTAATCCCAGTTCCAATGATTGCGATATGCATCGGCTGATCCCTGGCGTGTGTCACGCCAGCTCCGATGCAACGTGTTTAGGTGGCCGAGGGAAAAATGCACTCGTGATCTTCACGTATTGTTCGTAGCCTTCAACTCGGCTTCGCAGCGAACTCTCCAGCAAACGAACTCCGGACACACGGATCAAAAGCACCGACATGATTATCGGGCTAAGAATCGTCCACCACCACGAGTCAGGTTCGACAGCCACAAAATAAAAACCCCACCAAACGAGAAAATCGCCAAAGTAGTTCGGGTGACGCGTGTATCGCCACAAGCCAAGATTCATCACTTTCCCTCGATTGAGAGCATCTGCCTTGAACCGAGCAAGTTGCAGATCGCCTACCGCTTCAAAGAAAATTCCCACACCCCAGAGAGCGAAGCCGAGAATCACAAGGGGACTCCAAGCAACGTTTTTTCCGATCGCGACTTGAATCGGAAGCGAAATGAACCACATCAAAAGTGCCTGGAGCCCAAACACCGTCACCAGACTAACCCAGCCAAACTGGTTGCCATGCTTTTCCCGCATCGCGGCGTACCGATGGTCCTCCGGTTTGCCCCAATTCCTCCAGGCCAAGTAGCTTGCCAACCGAAAGCCCCAAACGGTCACCATCGCGGCTAAACAGGTCACCCGCATCGAAGCAGGGCCTGTCTGCGACAGCGAGAGCCAGGCGATGACCACAAACCCGAGTCCCCAGAACACATCGACGACATTCACGTTGCGTCGCAGTAAGCTGAACACCCACAAAGCGATCGCAATAACGGCTACCGCCCCAAAGTTCGTTAAAAAGTAGTTCATCGCAATGGCTAGCGGTTCGGATTCACTCAGAAGGGGTTTTCAACTTCATATGATCTTACAGCCCAGGAAAGTGGTGGTCTTCCTTCAAACAAAGAATTTCAGGTTTCTGAGTGAGAAGCTGGCCTCCCCCGCATGGTCGCCTGACGAATCGATGGGGGTTTGGAGACCGATAGAAAGGATCAACAATTCGAAAGTGGTCGTAGGGCTGTAGTCCAACCACGCAGTTGCAACCAAAGAGTAGACGAAATGAGTCTCATTGATCTGGCGGAATCAGGCATCCTTCCCGACGTACTCGTTCGTGCGGGCATTCGACATTTACTGGGAAAACGGCTGAATTCGAATGCCCCACCGCTCTCACCAAACTTGTCCGATTTCTGCGAGATGCTTCGTGAAAGCCCACTCGCCGTTGCAACGGATCAAGCAAATGAACAGCATTACGAGGTGCCCGCTGATTTCTACCTGAAGGTTCTTGGGCCTCGTTTGAAGTACAGTTCCTGCTTTTTTGAAAGCGATTCGACGACGCTTGCGGAAGCGGAAGAAGCGATGTTGAGCCTGACCTGCGAACGAGCGGAGCTTGAGGATGGCATGCGCATCTTAGAACTCGGGTGTGGTTGGGGATCCTTGACACTTTGGATGGCGGAAAAGTACCCTCAGGCGCAGATCACCGCAGTTTCCAATTCAGCAAGCCAGCGCCGATTCATCGAGCAGCGTGCTGCCGAAGCGGGTTGGAATCACGTGCGAGTGATCACCGCAGACATGCGAGATTTTCGGTTGCAGGAGGCCTTTGATCGTGTCGTCTCGGTCGAGATGTTTGAGCACATGCGAAACTATGAGTTGCTCTTTCAACGCGTCGCAAATTGGCTCAGCCCAAAGGGCAAAGCACTCGTTCATGTCTTCTGCCACTGCGAAACGCCCTATTTGTTCGAGACCGAGGGGGCCTCGAATTGGATGGGGCGACACTTCTTTACCGGAGGTATGATGCCGTCGGAGAACCTCTTCGAACAATTCGACGACGCCCTCACCATTGAGCAGCAGTGGCGAGTCAGCGGAATGCACTACTACCGAACCTGCGAAGCGTGGCTCTCCAATCTGGATCAAAACCGCGCTGAACTGTTGAGACGGTTGGGCGAGGAGATGACGCCTGTCGCAGCCAAACGTAACCTGCAGCGGTGGCGAATGTTCTTCATGGCCTGCGCCGAGCTGTTTCGCTATCACGGAGGCAACGAGTGGTTCGTAGCCCACTATCGATTCACCCCAACGGCTGCAGCTCTCCTCGATCAACGGATCCCTGAATTGCATCATTCGAAGCCATCATGACCCGGGCATTCCTCCTCTCACTTTTTGGCGCGATTTTGGTCGTAATGATCGCGGTCACTTTCTATGCTTCGCTTGACCGCAGCGTTTTCAAGGCCGGCTCGGAACTCTTGTCTGACCGCTGGTTCGTCGCGACCTTGTTTGACGCCTACTGCGGTTTCCTTACATTCTACGTTTGGGTGGCGTACAAGGAACGAACCCTGCTCGGAAAGGGCCTCTGGTTCATTCTGATCTTGATGTTGGGCAACATCGCGATGTCGATCTACTTGCTGATTCAACTAGCGAAACTCGACCGCAATGCCGGAATCACCTCGATTTTGCTGCGAAACGATGAGACGACTCGGCCTATTGGAGCCGATCGAGCCGCACATCCGTGAAAAACGCATAGGGTGGATCGACCGCATCGTTATCCGCATCGTGCACCACCAAGCGAATCGATGTGCCCGTCCCAATACGGCTCAGTGGAATGGAGCCGATAAACTTCGTTTCAAGAAAGACATACCAATCAGAGAGTTGCCGCTCGAGGTAAACGACGTGGGAGCGTTCGCTGAATCCTCTCGGCAATTGAAGCTGTGAAACGCTGGAAAGCGGATCAAAATCCCCGGATTTCACCCCCAACTCCAGCGTCTTGTCT contains:
- a CDS encoding DUF1475 family protein, which translates into the protein MTRAFLLSLFGAILVVMIAVTFYASLDRSVFKAGSELLSDRWFVATLFDAYCGFLTFYVWVAYKERTLLGKGLWFILILMLGNIAMSIYLLIQLAKLDRNAGITSILLRNDETTRPIGADRAAHP
- a CDS encoding DUF1365 domain-containing protein, which gives rise to MQSCIYEGKVTHCRHSPVSHRFEYRLFMVYLDLSELPSLVGRDRLIRQSKYAIRSLWRGDHLFDSLQSLESEVRQIVEAETGARPSGPIRMLTQLRYFGYYFSPLNLFYVFDESGTQLESIVAEVSNTPWKERHCYVLWDGNRCSSGAELRFSHRKEFHVSPFMAMDMQYQWRLTAPGETSTIALTNHEKSRSVFEAVMTLRRRDLTQTELRRMTWRYFLMTARIGAAIYYQALILWWKKCPFYPHPDKLTSPTSPVSKTRNASDMPPSEIG
- a CDS encoding SAM-dependent methyltransferase, whose translation is MSLIDLAESGILPDVLVRAGIRHLLGKRLNSNAPPLSPNLSDFCEMLRESPLAVATDQANEQHYEVPADFYLKVLGPRLKYSSCFFESDSTTLAEAEEAMLSLTCERAELEDGMRILELGCGWGSLTLWMAEKYPQAQITAVSNSASQRRFIEQRAAEAGWNHVRVITADMRDFRLQEAFDRVVSVEMFEHMRNYELLFQRVANWLSPKGKALVHVFCHCETPYLFETEGASNWMGRHFFTGGMMPSENLFEQFDDALTIEQQWRVSGMHYYRTCEAWLSNLDQNRAELLRRLGEEMTPVAAKRNLQRWRMFFMACAELFRYHGGNEWFVAHYRFTPTAAALLDQRIPELHHSKPS
- a CDS encoding DUF1295 domain-containing protein, which produces MNYFLTNFGAVAVIAIALWVFSLLRRNVNVVDVFWGLGFVVIAWLSLSQTGPASMRVTCLAAMVTVWGFRLASYLAWRNWGKPEDHRYAAMREKHGNQFGWVSLVTVFGLQALLMWFISLPIQVAIGKNVAWSPLVILGFALWGVGIFFEAVGDLQLARFKADALNRGKVMNLGLWRYTRHPNYFGDFLVWWGFYFVAVEPDSWWWTILSPIIMSVLLIRVSGVRLLESSLRSRVEGYEQYVKITSAFFPRPPKHVASELA
- a CDS encoding NAD(P)/FAD-dependent oxidoreductase, which encodes MHIAIIGTGISGSLTARILSSRHDVTVFEANGYAGGHSNTVDVSVQGRPFSVDTGFMVFNERTYPNFCQLLRILGVSSQASDMSFSVRCSNTQTEYQGSSLNGLFAQRTNLFRPSFLRLLWDIRRFNQRGNAAAASGELKDGRSVGAFLEQCGVGNDFVDRYLLPMAAAIWSCPPDSIRSFPADFMVGFFANHGLMQIRDRPQWRTIAGGARVYVDALLDPLRDRLKLSCPVTAVERQPDRVVVTTQQGQAESFDQVVFATHADQTLKLISNPTAAEQEILREFPYQSNQAVLHTDDRLMPDRKRAWASWNYHIPIGPARGASVTYDLSRLQRHHSPLPILLTLNPTEPIAEQKILRTFEYSHPAYAASSIRAQQRFAEVSGNHRTHFCGAYWGYGFHEDGVNSALAVAKYFGLELESCRAASTKERSPIADTVQ
- a CDS encoding SAM-dependent methyltransferase is translated as MARIQEGQLTIEDRSGGFEFGHIADTHLAGTITVSDRRFYRSAVLGGALGAAESYLRGDWDSPDLTTVMRVMARNADTVSNLEKGISRVLRPFRALGNGLRRNTRSGSKRNIAAHYDLSNEFFALMLDPTMTYSSGIFPTPRSTLLEASIEKYDIVCRKLQLKPNDHVLEIGTGWGGFAEYAARQYGCRITTTTISDQQHAYAEKRFRAASLLDRITLLKQDYRELTGQYDKLVSIEMIEAVGEKYLPSYFEQCSQRLKPDGMMLLQAITLPDHRYGRYRKSVDFIQRYIFPGGFLPSISAIAACLGKTTDFRFFHAEDFGPHYAATLAQWRSNFWNNIEQVKQLGFDERFLRMWHYYLCYCEAGFQERQIGVSQLLLTKPLCRREPIQATL